A part of Ancylomarina subtilis genomic DNA contains:
- the murB gene encoding UDP-N-acetylmuramate dehydrogenase translates to MAILHKNYSLKAYNTFGIDAKADYFFQFDTIDEIQSFLNDNTLENVNYLILGGGSNLLFTDDYDGLVLHPNIKGIEIIEENDESVLVKAGVNENWDEFVAWAVENNYGGIENLSNIPGVVGAVPVQNIGAYGVEACQVVEKLDAISIESKKQVEFHNFHCEFDYRDSIFKKEYKNLFIITQVYFRLSKKPEFNLEYGAIKKELENYDEVNLKNIREVIIKIRESKLPDPEVIGNAGSFFKNPIVETRFAEKLLAKHPDCPNYEVDHTNTKLAAGWLIEQCGWKGKHVGQAGVHKDQALVLVNLGDAKGHEVLRLANDIKKSVLIKFGVKLEMEVNAI, encoded by the coding sequence ATGGCTATTCTACACAAAAACTATTCTTTAAAAGCTTACAATACCTTTGGTATCGATGCCAAAGCCGATTACTTTTTCCAATTCGATACGATTGATGAAATTCAGTCTTTTTTAAATGACAACACACTTGAAAACGTCAATTACCTAATTCTTGGTGGAGGGAGCAATCTCCTTTTCACGGATGATTATGACGGTTTAGTTCTGCACCCTAATATCAAGGGCATCGAAATTATCGAAGAGAATGATGAATCTGTTTTGGTTAAAGCGGGTGTCAATGAAAATTGGGACGAATTTGTAGCCTGGGCAGTTGAGAACAATTACGGTGGAATCGAAAACTTATCGAATATCCCCGGTGTTGTGGGTGCTGTGCCCGTTCAAAATATTGGAGCTTATGGCGTAGAAGCTTGCCAGGTGGTTGAGAAATTGGATGCCATATCAATCGAAAGTAAAAAACAAGTTGAATTTCACAACTTTCATTGTGAGTTCGACTATCGCGATTCTATATTTAAAAAAGAATATAAAAACCTTTTCATCATTACTCAGGTTTATTTCCGATTAAGTAAAAAGCCCGAGTTTAATTTGGAATATGGGGCAATCAAAAAGGAGCTTGAGAACTACGACGAAGTCAACCTAAAGAACATCAGAGAAGTCATCATCAAGATTAGAGAATCCAAGCTACCCGATCCTGAAGTGATTGGTAATGCGGGTTCATTCTTTAAAAACCCAATAGTCGAAACTCGATTTGCAGAGAAACTATTAGCCAAACATCCTGACTGCCCAAATTACGAGGTAGATCATACAAACACGAAACTTGCTGCTGGCTGGTTGATTGAACAATGCGGATGGAAAGGCAAACATGTTGGACAAGCGGGTGTTCACAAAGATCAGGCTCTCGTTCTGGTTAATCTCGGCGATGCTAAAGGTCACGAAGTGCTCCGACTTGCCAACGACATCAAGAAATCAGTTCTGATAAAATTTGGTGTCAAATTGGAGATGGAAGTCAACGCAATTTAA
- a CDS encoding M14 family metallopeptidase, which produces MKINSNFDSGNIKVIDCSKASDIQLEINKDTHSDFFQWFHFRLQGAQNQTCKMRIINASEASYPEGYEGYYAAASYDKETWFRVPSTYDGKELVIEHTPEFNSVFYAYFAPYSYEQHLNLVHNAQLSPECELVSIGETIQGRDIDMLIVGEDAPEKKKIWVIARQHPGESMAEWFMEGFIGRLLDEDDAVSRTLLNKAVFYIVPNMNIDGSILGNLRSNAAGANLNREWAEPKLDYSPEVYHVRNMMDQYGCDLNIDVHGDEALPYNFISSIEGIPSFDERLKNLLEKFTQSWMASCPDFQDTHGYPKNDPGQANLAICSKHIGERYKCLSLTIEMPFKDNNDLPDPEFGWSPERSILFGESVLHPILQVIDQLR; this is translated from the coding sequence ATGAAAATTAACTCCAATTTTGATAGTGGAAATATCAAAGTGATCGATTGCAGTAAGGCATCGGATATTCAACTTGAAATCAATAAGGATACCCATTCCGATTTCTTCCAATGGTTTCATTTTCGTTTGCAAGGCGCACAAAATCAAACTTGTAAAATGCGAATCATCAACGCATCTGAAGCTTCCTATCCTGAAGGTTACGAGGGCTATTATGCGGCGGCATCGTACGACAAAGAAACTTGGTTTAGAGTACCTAGCACCTACGATGGAAAAGAACTGGTGATTGAACACACGCCGGAATTTAACTCTGTATTTTACGCCTACTTTGCTCCGTATAGCTACGAACAGCACCTTAATTTGGTTCACAATGCACAGCTATCTCCTGAGTGCGAACTCGTATCAATAGGTGAAACCATTCAAGGTCGCGATATCGACATGCTGATTGTAGGTGAAGATGCCCCCGAAAAGAAAAAAATCTGGGTGATTGCCCGCCAACATCCGGGTGAATCAATGGCTGAGTGGTTTATGGAGGGCTTCATCGGAAGGCTGCTTGACGAGGACGATGCCGTATCGAGAACCCTATTGAACAAAGCGGTATTCTACATTGTTCCCAATATGAATATCGATGGTAGTATTCTGGGTAATTTAAGATCAAATGCTGCGGGTGCCAATCTGAATCGCGAGTGGGCCGAGCCAAAACTGGATTACAGTCCTGAAGTTTATCATGTTCGTAACATGATGGATCAATACGGTTGTGATTTGAATATCGATGTTCATGGTGACGAAGCACTCCCTTACAACTTCATTTCAAGTATTGAGGGAATCCCTTCTTTCGATGAAAGACTAAAAAATCTTTTAGAAAAATTCACGCAGTCGTGGATGGCCTCATGTCCTGATTTCCAGGACACTCATGGCTACCCAAAGAACGATCCGGGTCAAGCCAACCTGGCAATCTGTTCAAAACACATTGGGGAACGATATAAATGCTTATCTTTGACCATCGAAATGCCATTTAAGGATAATAATGATCTACCTGATCCTGAATTTGGATGGTCTCCGGAACGAAGTATTTTATTTGGAGAATCTGTTTTACATCCTATTCTACAGGTTATTGATCAACTAAGATAA
- a CDS encoding ABC transporter ATP-binding protein — translation MIVVKDLSKVFRTEELETSALSKVNIHIKRGEFVTIMGPSGCGKSTLLNLIGLLDKPTEGQYIFNSINLSKENEKNLTQYRKGNIGFIFQNFNLIDELNVFENVELPLVYMGISASKRKIDVDKVLTRMNISHRAKHYPQQLSGGQQQRVAIARAVVTQPKLILADEPTGNLDSKNGEEVMQLLYELNMEGTTIVMVTHSFKDSEYAQRIIHLCDGKIVSENNKISQNREAIALNE, via the coding sequence ATGATAGTTGTAAAAGATCTAAGCAAAGTATTCAGAACTGAAGAACTTGAGACCTCAGCTTTAAGCAAAGTAAACATCCACATAAAAAGAGGGGAATTTGTTACTATAATGGGGCCTTCAGGCTGTGGCAAATCTACCTTATTAAATTTGATTGGTTTGTTAGATAAGCCCACTGAAGGGCAATACATATTCAACAGCATCAATCTTTCTAAAGAAAACGAGAAGAACCTCACACAATACAGAAAAGGCAATATTGGTTTTATTTTTCAAAACTTTAATCTGATAGATGAATTAAATGTTTTTGAAAACGTAGAACTGCCCCTCGTGTATATGGGAATCTCAGCCTCGAAAAGAAAAATTGACGTTGATAAGGTACTTACCCGAATGAATATTTCGCATAGGGCAAAGCACTATCCTCAACAACTTTCAGGAGGACAGCAACAAAGAGTTGCCATAGCAAGAGCTGTGGTTACGCAACCCAAACTAATACTTGCCGATGAGCCCACCGGAAATTTGGATTCGAAAAATGGAGAAGAAGTCATGCAATTACTCTATGAGTTAAATATGGAAGGGACAACCATAGTGATGGTAACACACTCGTTTAAAGATTCGGAATATGCGCAACGAATCATTCATCTATGCGATGGCAAAATTGTATCTGAAAACAATAAAATATCGCAAAATAGAGAAGCTATAGCCCTCAACGAGTAA
- the mltG gene encoding endolytic transglycosylase MltG, which yields MINLFRLEGLQSKKLKYALYVMFILFVVAGTVLLKYYRDIFSSNIDLGEKTELFIHIPSGSDMEGVLHIFEESKCVKNLESLEWVMEKKHYGQSVKAGRYRIENRISNNDLVNLLRAGHQAPVNLTFNNTRTLEEFAGKIGKQIEADSLSLLTFLRDEANIKPYGFKSETVIGLFIPNSYQVYWNMSPQTFTERMYREYVKFWNVERMKKASELNLSPIEISTLASIVDEETTKNDEKARVAGVYVNRLKRGIKLDADPTLKFAWGDFSMRRVLNKHKAIKSPYNTYKYAGLPPGPIRQPSISGIDSVLNCEKHKYIYFCASPEFNGYHVFARSLREHNKNAEKYQRALNKERIFK from the coding sequence ATGATCAATCTATTTAGACTTGAGGGGCTTCAATCGAAAAAGCTGAAATATGCACTTTATGTGATGTTTATCTTATTCGTTGTTGCCGGAACTGTTTTATTAAAATACTACCGTGATATTTTTTCATCCAACATTGATTTGGGAGAGAAAACGGAACTGTTTATTCACATACCATCGGGGTCTGATATGGAAGGCGTGCTTCATATTTTTGAAGAAAGCAAGTGTGTTAAGAATCTGGAATCACTTGAGTGGGTGATGGAAAAGAAGCATTATGGTCAATCTGTAAAGGCTGGAAGATATCGAATTGAAAATCGAATTAGTAATAATGATTTGGTTAATCTTTTACGTGCAGGTCATCAAGCCCCTGTTAATTTAACCTTTAATAATACGCGAACTTTGGAAGAGTTTGCCGGGAAGATCGGGAAACAGATTGAAGCCGATTCGTTGAGTCTTTTGACTTTTCTGAGGGATGAGGCGAATATTAAGCCTTATGGTTTTAAATCGGAAACAGTTATCGGACTTTTTATCCCAAACTCCTATCAGGTTTATTGGAATATGTCTCCTCAGACGTTTACGGAGCGCATGTATAGGGAATATGTGAAGTTTTGGAATGTAGAGCGTATGAAAAAGGCTTCGGAGTTAAACTTGAGTCCTATAGAGATCAGTACACTGGCTTCTATTGTTGATGAGGAAACCACAAAAAATGATGAGAAAGCACGAGTTGCGGGTGTTTATGTGAATCGATTGAAAAGAGGTATAAAACTAGATGCCGATCCGACCCTTAAGTTTGCCTGGGGCGATTTTAGTATGCGTCGAGTGCTAAATAAGCATAAGGCAATTAAATCTCCTTACAATACTTATAAATATGCAGGTCTGCCTCCGGGGCCTATCCGACAGCCTTCGATTTCAGGGATTGATTCGGTATTAAATTGTGAGAAACACAAGTATATTTATTTCTGTGCCAGTCCTGAATTTAATGGCTACCACGTTTTTGCCCGTAGTCTGAGAGAGCACAATAAGAATGCTGAAAAATATCAACGAGCCTTGAATAAGGAGCGGATTTTCAAATAA
- a CDS encoding ABC transporter permease has translation MFLYKLKLSFRSLAKDKVNSIINIFGLAIGMAAVTLISIYVQHELSYDKFNTKHERIYHLISLLNDTGDELQPLEICKRLTPENFANAIPEIEEITQLYRGYTQNVTIGDQHFTGIRCHYVDTNFHKVFTLEPIAGESINIFSNPNGVVMNATTAKKLFGTTNADGKEFKISGNLLKVNSVVKDLPLTSHYDFDILFPLPSSSWRANQKSIEYHTYILLKQGVDEATTIKKIENSYSKMLDDAFGQYGEKTGSYLQKLTDIHLRSDYDPSLKPSGDIKAIYIHILLAFLILAIAIVNFVNITTARYDDKLNQIGIKKAIGAERRDLIKDFLGRTLLMSSIALLFGIIIAEILLPSFGKLMNRTLSIEYLSNPILYYGLPSMTLLVGLLSGLYPALTITRYNPSAIIKGNLQTGSGKNLLSRILLIFQFSTSIVLISVVIITQQQINYMKEMDLGFEPEHVIAINNLSGSQKQGYSTIKQELLKMPEISSVSACLHLPGGGASGQIFRLYGSDAKNTKKFDEYRVRPDYFKTLGIQFIEGTEFKDSQVEHCRGIILNEAAIKYLGVDDPLGKLVWFHEAKYEIQGIVKDFHYASLHEKISPLMFTCFKHIGNINFVLLKVKTNDISILLSKVKEIFKKIDPSRTNYHLFIDDICRDRYQQEERSQTLTSYSSVLSILLALLGLYALTLFIVQKRTKEIGIRKVSGASALRITTLFFSTFAKWLGLAFIISIPISWYIMNRWLEQFAYKTQIGVFPFLFSGLLTALFALLVVGVQTWKAANQNPVDSLRSE, from the coding sequence ATGTTTCTATACAAACTCAAACTCTCTTTTCGTAGTCTGGCAAAGGATAAGGTCAATTCCATCATCAATATCTTCGGGCTTGCTATTGGCATGGCCGCAGTAACACTCATTTCCATATACGTTCAGCACGAACTAAGCTACGATAAGTTTAATACAAAGCATGAACGAATTTATCATCTTATATCACTACTTAACGATACGGGTGATGAATTGCAACCCCTTGAAATTTGTAAACGTTTAACTCCTGAAAATTTTGCTAACGCAATACCCGAAATTGAAGAGATTACGCAACTCTATAGAGGATATACACAAAATGTAACAATAGGAGATCAACATTTCACAGGAATCCGCTGTCACTATGTCGACACAAACTTCCACAAGGTATTTACACTGGAACCTATTGCCGGAGAATCAATCAATATATTTTCGAACCCCAATGGTGTTGTGATGAATGCCACAACTGCAAAAAAACTCTTTGGAACCACCAATGCGGATGGTAAAGAATTCAAAATATCTGGTAATTTATTAAAAGTAAACTCTGTTGTAAAAGATTTACCACTTACTTCTCATTACGATTTCGACATTCTTTTCCCCTTGCCAAGTTCTAGTTGGAGAGCAAATCAAAAAAGTATAGAATATCACACCTATATTTTACTTAAACAAGGAGTTGATGAAGCTACTACAATTAAAAAGATTGAGAATAGTTATTCTAAAATGCTTGATGATGCCTTTGGACAATATGGAGAAAAGACAGGATCTTACTTACAAAAATTAACTGATATTCATTTGAGATCTGATTATGATCCCAGTCTTAAACCTTCTGGTGATATAAAGGCAATTTATATCCATATTCTACTTGCCTTTTTAATATTAGCCATTGCCATTGTTAATTTTGTCAACATAACCACAGCCCGTTACGATGATAAACTAAACCAAATAGGCATAAAGAAAGCTATTGGTGCTGAACGAAGAGATTTGATTAAAGACTTTTTAGGGCGTACACTGTTGATGTCATCAATAGCGCTATTATTTGGCATTATTATAGCCGAAATATTACTCCCTTCCTTCGGGAAATTAATGAATAGAACATTAAGTATTGAGTATTTATCTAACCCGATTCTCTATTACGGACTACCATCTATGACACTACTTGTGGGTCTACTTTCTGGCTTGTATCCTGCACTTACCATTACTCGTTACAACCCATCTGCCATTATTAAAGGCAATCTGCAAACTGGTAGTGGCAAAAATTTGCTGTCTCGAATCCTGCTTATTTTTCAATTTTCAACGTCTATTGTTTTGATTTCTGTTGTCATTATCACACAGCAACAAATCAACTATATGAAAGAAATGGATTTAGGCTTCGAACCAGAACATGTTATTGCAATAAATAACCTTAGTGGCTCTCAAAAACAAGGCTACTCCACCATTAAACAAGAACTTTTAAAAATGCCTGAGATAAGCTCAGTTAGTGCATGCCTCCATCTTCCCGGAGGTGGAGCAAGTGGCCAAATATTTCGCCTTTATGGTAGTGATGCTAAAAACACAAAAAAATTTGATGAATATCGTGTCAGACCCGATTACTTTAAAACACTAGGTATACAATTTATAGAAGGAACAGAATTTAAAGACAGTCAAGTTGAACATTGCAGAGGAATCATCTTAAATGAAGCAGCTATAAAATACCTGGGTGTTGATGATCCTTTGGGCAAATTAGTTTGGTTTCATGAAGCAAAATATGAAATTCAAGGCATTGTTAAAGATTTTCATTACGCCTCTTTACACGAAAAAATTTCCCCTTTAATGTTTACCTGCTTCAAACACATTGGGAATATCAACTTTGTATTGCTTAAGGTAAAAACCAATGATATAAGTATTTTATTATCAAAAGTAAAAGAGATCTTTAAAAAGATCGATCCCTCAAGAACGAATTATCACCTATTTATCGATGACATCTGTCGTGATCGCTATCAGCAGGAAGAAAGGTCACAAACACTCACAAGCTACTCGTCTGTACTCTCCATTTTATTAGCATTACTTGGCCTATATGCGCTTACACTATTTATTGTGCAAAAACGTACAAAAGAGATTGGTATTAGAAAAGTCAGCGGTGCAAGTGCATTACGAATAACGACATTATTCTTTTCTACTTTTGCAAAATGGCTAGGTCTTGCCTTTATCATCTCCATCCCAATATCGTGGTATATAATGAATCGATGGCTGGAACAATTTGCTTACAAAACACAAATCGGTGTCTTTCCTTTTCTATTTTCAGGCCTACTAACCGCACTGTTTGCTTTACTCGTTGTTGGTGTACAAACCTGGAAGGCTGCCAATCAGAATCCTGTAGATTCGTTGCGGAGTGAGTAA
- a CDS encoding sigma-54-dependent transcriptional regulator, with product MSGKGKLLIIDDNEELLFAFKLYLNTHFSKIDTIKNPNQLLSKLEEEVYDVYMLDMNFKAGINSGNEGLYWLKRIMEFDSNACVVLITAYGDVELAVKAMKEGAVDFVQKSWDENKILSTLLAAYKLRLSKLEIKGLKEKQKQINYQINKNTQFVRGKSPAMKEVFRTLDKVAKTEANVLLIGENGTGKELIAREVHLRSMRKDQVFVHLDLGALSESLFESELFGYKKGAFTDAKEDRMGRFELASGGTLFLDEIGNVPIHLQAKLLTAIQNKQIVPLGGNLPVDVDVRLVAATNSNLLEMVAEGTFREDLLYRLNTIMLELPPLRERIEDIPGLADFFLQKYAGLYQKKIMLFENSAIKKLAQYTWPGNIREFQHIIEKSVILSDTEKLTASDILIGEGAMSSKRQVDSFNLTENEKLLIEQAIKHTGGNMSLAAKGLGINRSTLYDKIKKYDL from the coding sequence ATGTCTGGAAAAGGAAAGCTTTTAATAATAGATGATAACGAAGAACTTCTCTTTGCATTTAAGTTGTATCTCAATACACACTTTTCAAAGATTGATACTATAAAGAATCCAAATCAGTTACTTTCAAAGTTAGAGGAGGAGGTGTATGATGTTTACATGCTGGATATGAATTTTAAAGCAGGAATAAATTCCGGGAATGAGGGGTTGTATTGGTTGAAACGTATTATGGAATTCGATTCGAATGCCTGTGTTGTTTTGATTACTGCTTATGGTGATGTTGAATTGGCTGTAAAGGCAATGAAAGAAGGCGCTGTTGATTTTGTTCAAAAATCATGGGATGAAAATAAAATTTTATCAACTCTTTTAGCTGCCTATAAATTACGTCTATCCAAACTTGAAATAAAGGGCTTAAAGGAAAAGCAAAAGCAGATTAATTATCAGATAAATAAAAATACTCAATTTGTAAGAGGGAAGTCCCCTGCTATGAAAGAGGTGTTTAGAACTCTTGATAAGGTGGCAAAAACCGAAGCAAATGTTTTACTTATAGGAGAGAATGGTACGGGAAAAGAGCTGATTGCAAGGGAAGTTCATCTGAGATCGATGCGGAAAGATCAGGTGTTTGTGCATCTTGATTTGGGTGCACTTAGTGAGAGTCTGTTTGAAAGTGAACTGTTTGGCTATAAAAAAGGTGCTTTTACCGATGCAAAAGAAGATCGTATGGGACGATTTGAATTGGCTTCTGGAGGAACTTTATTTTTAGACGAAATAGGTAATGTGCCTATTCATTTGCAAGCAAAGTTGTTAACGGCCATTCAAAATAAACAAATTGTTCCACTTGGCGGGAATTTACCTGTCGATGTTGATGTGCGCCTTGTTGCAGCAACCAATAGTAATTTGTTAGAGATGGTTGCCGAGGGTACTTTTCGTGAAGATTTACTCTATCGGCTGAATACCATTATGCTAGAGTTGCCACCTTTGCGCGAAAGAATAGAAGATATTCCTGGCTTGGCTGATTTCTTTCTACAAAAGTATGCTGGTTTATATCAAAAGAAGATCATGCTTTTTGAGAACTCAGCCATAAAGAAACTCGCTCAATATACCTGGCCAGGAAACATTCGGGAATTTCAACATATCATTGAGAAATCGGTGATTCTTTCCGATACTGAAAAATTGACGGCTTCTGATATTCTAATAGGAGAGGGTGCTATGAGTTCAAAACGTCAAGTAGACAGCTTCAACCTGACAGAGAATGAGAAGCTTTTGATAGAACAGGCAATTAAACATACTGGTGGAAACATGAGTTTGGCTGCAAAGGGACTAGGAATCAACCGATCTACGTTATACGACAAAATTAAAAAATATGATTTATAA
- a CDS encoding sensor histidine kinase produces MIYKRFYVSIVIQIILLSLTPVLFLYVRSMPYMLVTTYSLIALWIMQIIYLIYYVNKINRDLSKFFNAFQYQDSTLVFNLQKENKAFENLHKSFNQIIHAFGKVKIEKEKDFVFFQHTIQLVGVGLLAFDSKGNVRLCNKAFKELFRLDDFQNISELSCLESEFPNFLVQLKTEKQKLRNYLIENRLLKLAIKAVDFRLENDSIKLISFQDIKSEIDKGEMEAMNKLIRVFTHEIINSVSPISFLSSSLINLYERNDVQNPQSLMSKEVISNSLLGLKTIRKRSKGLISFVDEYKNLTQLPQARFELFSVVKLFEHIEMLFREECQSEGIEFDVSVNDEIQELIADEKLITQVLINLVRNSIHALEGLASKQISLSVNESNPVSCIKVLDNGTGIPNELIDNIFTPFFTTKEKGSGIGLNLARQIMRLHDGSISVSSIPKSHTEFTLHF; encoded by the coding sequence ATGATTTATAAAAGATTCTACGTATCGATTGTTATTCAAATTATTTTGTTGTCACTTACACCCGTATTGTTTTTATACGTGCGTTCTATGCCGTATATGCTTGTAACAACTTATAGTCTGATTGCTTTATGGATAATGCAAATTATTTACCTGATTTATTATGTAAATAAAATCAATCGCGATTTATCAAAGTTTTTCAACGCATTTCAATATCAGGATTCAACCCTGGTATTTAATCTACAAAAAGAGAATAAGGCTTTTGAAAATTTACACAAGAGTTTTAATCAGATTATTCATGCATTTGGGAAAGTTAAGATAGAAAAAGAGAAGGATTTTGTTTTTTTTCAGCATACGATACAATTGGTTGGTGTTGGTTTATTGGCCTTCGATAGTAAGGGAAATGTGCGCTTGTGTAATAAGGCTTTCAAGGAACTTTTTAGACTTGATGATTTTCAGAATATTTCGGAGCTATCTTGTCTGGAAAGTGAGTTCCCTAATTTTTTAGTTCAACTGAAGACTGAAAAGCAAAAATTAAGAAACTATTTGATAGAGAATAGGCTTTTAAAATTGGCTATAAAAGCCGTTGATTTTCGATTGGAAAACGATTCTATTAAACTGATTTCTTTTCAGGATATTAAAAGTGAAATTGACAAGGGCGAAATGGAAGCGATGAATAAACTAATTCGTGTTTTTACACATGAAATTATAAACTCGGTAAGTCCAATTTCCTTCCTCTCTAGTAGTCTTATCAATTTGTATGAACGAAATGATGTGCAAAATCCTCAATCTTTGATGAGTAAGGAAGTTATATCGAACAGTTTATTAGGTTTAAAAACAATACGAAAACGCAGTAAGGGACTCATCTCTTTTGTAGATGAATACAAAAATTTAACTCAATTGCCACAAGCGCGTTTCGAATTGTTTTCTGTCGTTAAATTGTTTGAGCATATCGAAATGTTGTTTCGCGAGGAATGTCAATCGGAAGGCATTGAGTTTGACGTGTCGGTGAATGATGAGATACAAGAACTTATCGCAGATGAGAAGTTGATAACACAAGTGCTCATTAATTTGGTTCGAAATTCAATTCATGCTCTTGAGGGGCTGGCATCCAAACAGATCAGCCTATCTGTTAATGAATCAAATCCGGTGAGTTGTATCAAAGTTTTAGATAATGGCACAGGTATACCCAATGAGTTAATAGATAATATATTTACACCATTCTTTACGACAAAGGAAAAAGGTTCGGGTATTGGCTTAAATCTTGCCCGCCAAATCATGAGATTACACGATGGGAGTATTTCAGTCTCTTCAATCCCCAAAAGTCATACTGAATTCACCTTACATTTTTAG
- a CDS encoding threonine aldolase family protein, whose product MNKRGFASDNFSGVLPEVMDAIQKVNYGHSMAYGGDPYTAAAIDKFKELFGHDIDVYFVFNGTGANVIGLSTLTQSWNSVICPSTAHIQVDECGAPDKLTGCKFIPIEVKDGKLTPELIKTQLHGFGFEHHSQPKVISITQCTELGTVYTPEEVKAICDLAHEHDMYVHMDGARLANAVASLDVDVREITNKAGVDVLSFGGTKNGMMLGEAVIFFNPELSKNAKYVRKQSMQLCSKMKYIACQFEALLTDDLWLKTARHANKMAKLLEAEVRNIPAIKITQEVQTNGIWAYIPKDKIETLQNEYFFWIWDEHAGEVRWLCSFDTTEEDINGFVALLKEELC is encoded by the coding sequence ATGAACAAACGAGGATTTGCCAGCGACAATTTTTCAGGTGTTTTGCCTGAGGTAATGGATGCCATTCAAAAGGTTAATTACGGTCACTCTATGGCCTATGGAGGTGATCCTTACACCGCTGCAGCAATAGATAAATTCAAAGAACTGTTTGGTCATGATATCGATGTTTATTTTGTTTTTAATGGCACAGGAGCGAATGTGATTGGCTTGTCAACTCTAACACAATCGTGGAATTCTGTCATCTGCCCTTCAACGGCTCACATTCAAGTTGACGAATGTGGTGCACCTGATAAGCTGACCGGTTGTAAATTTATTCCCATTGAGGTAAAGGATGGCAAACTAACGCCTGAATTGATTAAAACACAACTTCACGGTTTTGGCTTTGAACACCACTCACAACCTAAGGTTATTTCAATCACTCAATGTACCGAGTTGGGAACGGTTTATACCCCTGAGGAGGTTAAGGCCATTTGCGATTTGGCACATGAGCACGATATGTATGTGCACATGGATGGAGCACGTCTGGCTAATGCTGTAGCCAGCTTAGATGTTGATGTGAGAGAAATCACCAATAAAGCGGGGGTGGATGTTTTGAGTTTCGGCGGCACAAAAAATGGGATGATGCTTGGCGAAGCCGTGATCTTCTTCAATCCGGAGCTTTCAAAAAATGCCAAATACGTTCGCAAACAGAGCATGCAGCTTTGCTCTAAGATGAAATACATTGCCTGTCAGTTCGAAGCTCTGTTGACTGATGACCTTTGGTTAAAAACCGCTCGTCATGCCAATAAAATGGCTAAGCTTTTAGAAGCTGAAGTCCGAAACATCCCTGCTATTAAAATCACTCAAGAGGTTCAGACCAACGGCATTTGGGCTTACATACCCAAGGACAAAATCGAGACACTTCAAAACGAGTATTTCTTTTGGATTTGGGACGAACACGCTGGTGAAGTCAGATGGTTGTGCTCTTTTGACACCACTGAAGAAGATATTAACGGCTTTGTTGCTTTACTCAAAGAAGAACTTTGCTAA